Below is a genomic region from Panthera tigris isolate Pti1 chromosome E1, P.tigris_Pti1_mat1.1, whole genome shotgun sequence.
ataaatgttaaaaaaattttttttaaataaataaaaatatgtagaaatatagGTAGAGTTCTAGACAAAGCAACAAGTCTGTGAGAAGGCACAGTTATCATGAAACAGTACTATGTATTTGGTATGATTGGAGTAAGAGTaaacaggaggagggagaaggaaaatgaaaacatcttgagttatttatgtattgttaAAAATtgagagaggcgcctgggtggctcagtcggttgagcgtccgactttcggctcaggtcatgatctcacagttcgtgggttcgagccccgcatcaggctctgtgctgacctcttgctcagagcctggagcctgctttagattctgtgtctccctctctctctgcccctcccctgctcacgctttgtctcactctgtttctcaaaaataaataaatgtaaaaacaaattttaaaaaaaaattgagaaaaaaaaattgagtttgaGGAACAGCTATTCATCAATTCACAAAATTTAAGTATACTGTTTTGGaacttacatatttaaaagaacatatctagtaaaaaatttaatgaatctCTTATTCATACTAGCCCAAATAATACATTATCAAATACTGCAGCCCTGTGCATAAGCCATTCGATTAAGCAACATCTATATAGACTCTTCCTGTAAAAATGACTAAGATTAACCAGGATGGCCAATAGTTCCTCTGATTCATATATTAGAAATTTTTTACAAAAGTGTTTACTGTGAGATGTATTATGCATACagattatataaaacatatttacaatTGAAAGAATAGAGCAAACAGCCAAGTAACAACCATCCAcatcaagaaatgaaatattgtcaATATCTAGAAGCCCCATGTGTACCCCTCCTGTATCACAAATCTTGACTTTAAccatcatttccttgttttttcttagttttattacCTACCCAAGTATCTCTACACagtataattttgctttttttttttaaattttttaaagtttatttttttgacagaaagagagcaagtgggggaggggcagagagaaagagagagacaatcctaagcataccctgagctgtcagtgcagaacctgatgcgggttctgcaagctcacaaactgtgagatcgtgacctgagctgaaaccaagagttggacactaactgactgagccaccttggcacgccttgcttgttttgttttttaatttttttaaacgtttatttttgaaagagagagagaaagaacacgtgCATGCAAGctgcggagggacagagagacagagggacatagaggatccgaagcaggctccgcactgtcagcagagcctgaaatggtgctcaaactcacaaactgtgagattatgacctgagctgaaatctaagacttaaccaactgagtcacccaggagccgctattttgctttttttttttttttaaactatgataaTTACTTTTTGTTACTTACAATACTCTGAAATTCATAATTGTATATATTCACACTATATTCATCCTATAGCTCTAGTGTTTTCActgtattgtgtatatatacataccagaTTCACTTACTACTGATAGACATTTGAGGCTGTTTCCAGCTTGATGAAAAACACTATTATGAAAATTGCTGGTTCATCTGTGGAAGAACACAAGTTATAGATAAGGTGCAGCATCAATATTCCTAGGTAAAACTAAATTGTTGTACCAGTCATCTGCCACTGGTAGCATATATGACTTACCTtggctccacatcctcaccaacactcggTAGTGTGTCTAAACATTTTTGCCATTCCTGGTGGATGTTCAATGGTATTCATTATGGTTTTACTTTGAACAAAGTTTTCATTCACTGATGAGTCCTATTTGATGCCCAGATGGGAAACAATAAATCTTCATCTCCATATTATACTACATAGAAAAATTCATTCCAGATGCATGGTAAATCTAATTGTGAAAAGTAAACAATAATGCTTCTAGAAGAGTGTTGTCCAGAACTTTCTGCAACAGAAGTGTTCTATAAATCTGCACTTTCCTATATGGTAGCTGCTAGATACATGCGGCTGTTGAGCACTTCAAATGTCTAGTGCAAGTGAGGAAGtgaactttaaattttaacttttgattGTTTAACTTTATAACAATGCAAGACCTCTGTTCATTAAAAGATACCATTATGAGTGAGAGGGAAAAGGCAAGCCATTGAGGAAGAGAGGTTGCTTACAAAGACAAAAGACAACTcctacccagaatatataaagaatcatTCAGGTCATGAAAACAAGGCAGATaatatcccccaccccccatccccagcccctctAAGATAGGCAAAAGAAACATATTCTTCAAAAGGGAAATATTCTAATGCTAGTAACTATATGACAGCCTGTAGGGAACCACGAAACCATGAGAGATCATCATACCCAACAGAATGACTAAACTCAAAAGACGAAAGAGAAACAATTACCAAGCTTAAGCAAGAAGATGGAGCAACTGGAACCCTCACAAATTGCTAGAGTAGTTTTGGATAACTGATTGACAGTATCTATTAAAGCTGAACACATGTATAACCTATGGATCAGCAATTCCATCCCTAGGAatatcccccccctcccccgccaaaacatatatgcacacactaGAAGACAAGTACCAGAATGCTCATGGaagtattatttgtaataatcccattcaggaaataatgtctattcattcaatagaatgaataaatactataaaatctagaaaacaaaaaacccaatttgTGGAGTTGAAAGTCAAAGGGGGAAGGGGTAGTAAGGAGGTCAGGAAGGGGTGTGAAGAGAACTTCTTGTGGGTCAGGTAATGTTTTCACACTGGATGTGTTCACTCTGGGTAAATCCACTAAACTACATACTCAAGATATATGcactatttaaaaatgcttattatgctataattttttaaagtttattaaaaatgttccaGTAACTTCTGGCATAGACATCATAGGTAGAACCTTCTATCAAATAGGGCTTTTCTGGCTATAGTGGCAGAAATCCAATTGAAACTGTCTTAAGTAAAAGACAGGAAAAGTATTGgtttaaatatctaaaaaatatatggagagccagagagacaaaAGCAATCATCAGGTGtttgtccctctctcccctcattTCTGCTCTTTGTGTGAGCTTTATTCTGTCAGGCACTGAGGCAGTCATTTTCCCATGCAACTCTGGACTTACCTCATCTTTGAAGTCAGCAATGGTAGCggaaaacttttatctctttaagtctgacagtgtcagaattgaccTAGGTTAAGTCGCAAACCTTTCCTGGAGCCTATTCAACCCCATTTGAACCAATGGACTAAGTAGTGAAGGGGTacttttcctgaaagaaaaccaaggcactgGTCCTAGAAAAGGGTAAAATGAATGCAAGAGAGGCAAAAGCATCTATATATTTGGaggagatagaaaagaaaaaaaaaaacaccttaatttGTAGTTTGTTCCTGAGTTATGTCGAAactttgttaattgtttttcctATCCAAAGCATCCAAGCTGCTTTGTGAAAATTTCTGAACTACTGGGGGAGGGAAATCAAATTTCTTATCAAATCTGACTCCAGTCTCTCCCTCCTTGACTGTATCTTGCATACTATGGTCAAATAAATCTTTCCACTATATGGCACTAGTAACTCCAGCAAAGAAACCACATTCCCAACTGAAGGGGAAGATCTACCACTCACGGTCTTCCATCATCTCACCTGAACTTTTTCAGTTACATTACACGACTCCCTCTGTGTACATGTAGCCAGTGCTCTTAAGTGTTTGTCACTGTCACTGATCTATGTTAAAGTATTAGGATGCAACTGACATTTAATGTGTCCATCAAGGGATAATGGCATTAGATTTCTTACTTTCCCTTTCTGGCTTTAAAGgtataataaaaattacttatgaATACTAAATTTGATCCTAAATATATAATGTCTTTTCTAAAAGTCaatattattaagtttatttttatttaattcgagagggagatagagagcaagctggggagaggcagagagagagggagacagaatctcaagcaggctccatgctgccagcacagagcctgatgcgggcctcaaactcacgaactgtgagatcatgacccaagccgaagttgagTCAgacgctttttaaaaaaatttttttaaatgtttatttatttttgagagagagagagacagagagacagacagacagatcatgatcaggggaggggcagagagagagggagatacagaatctgaagcaggctccaggctctgagctgtctgcacatggcctgacgcgaggcttgaacacacgaactgtgatcatgacctgagccgaggttagatgcttaaccaagtgagccacccaggcaccccagagttccagacacttaactggctgagccacccaggcgcccctaaaagtcaATATTATTAAACTAAGTTTATCCTTCTGAAAATAAGACAATGTAACTTCATGATGAAGATATAAACTACTTTCTGTTAGAACTACTTTCTCCATGTCATTCATTTTTTACCCatgaatgaattatttaatttcaaatgctGTTTCTTTATTGGAATATATAAAAGAAGTCAGGGTCATACATAGGCTATCTGGATCTTTAACCTCATTTAGGCTAAATGTCTCCATCTTTTCACCTCAGCTAAAACTGACTGAAATAACCAATTTACTACCTTGCTAAGGTTTCAgaattaaagtgatttttaaataagaaaacaaagaggtggggcacttgggtggctaagtcagtgaagtgtacaactttggctcaggtcatgggtttgtgggtttgagtcccatgtctggctctgtgctgaccactcagagcctggaggctgcttcagattctgtgtctccctctctctctgctcctccccagctcgcactctgtctctgtctctctccaaaaaaataaataaacattaaaaaaaaaaaattaaaaaaaaaaggaatcatggCATAAAtgacattacttttaaaatatgagacTGAATTAAATGTACAAACGTAtcactatttttatttgcatttaagcCAAATATTCTGTGAGCTAGAAAGTCAGACAATGTAtgatctatattttatatattaacataaatatcaaaacaaagTATAGCAATATTCTGTTACTCAAATCCACAAATCCACATATTTTTTATCTAGAATACACTATTTATAAAACTAACAGCTCCTGCAACAAAGCCAACATTATTAGGAGAGTTGTTTgaggagttattttttaatggttagagTGCAGACAATTTTCCTCATTAAGAACCTGTACAGGGATTTACCACCAACCAAGAATGtggtaatgataataaaatacatatcaaTTTAAACATTCAAGACAAAAGGACTTATTTTTACTTAAGCCaataatgaattttgaaaatatattaaaaaataccctCCCAACCACTGTTAACACACTCGTTTATGCTTTCACACAGCATATTTCaggagttttcattttctgtgcctCCACAGGTCTTTCTACTGGGGCAGTTATCAATCATCTTCTTTCTCAATATATGTCTTTGCATTAACCCGTGCCATCTGCCTGGCCAGGTACCTATCTCTAGCCGACATTACAGTTTCTTCATTATTTCGCTTTGCAAACTTGTTCCCCACCTCATGTGGTCCCTCTTGTTCTTTGCCCATCTCTTGGTATTCCTCTGTGAGTCTATGTTTTGCTCCTACTGATGTTTCAGAACTAGAGGGTTtctctgggtttctttctttgtccatgtttctcattttattggaTTTTTCCTGGTCAAGAAACCTATCCTTTGCCCTAGAATTTGggctactttcttttttctctcggTTTCTTTCTGAAGACTGAATACTTATTTCTCGTTGTTCTCTATGTCTGTACTTATCACTGTTttcatatctttctttccttgctttcacatgctcttctttgcttttctcttccttctctcctcctttctcactGTATCGATCATGATTATTtcgttgtctctctctttcttgttctcttggGGAAtatttctccctgtctttctcccttttccaatctctgtcatttctttctctttggtctCTTCCCCTCAGTTTATCTTCTTGTTCATGCCTCTTCCAGTGGGAATCTCTATGGCTGGCTTCTCGGTGCCTATGGgaatccttcttttcttttcggTAATCACGGTCATTGTAATAGTTCTCATGATCCCTGGATTGTCTCTCTTGGTGCTGATCTTCCCTTTTCTCATGAACTCTTGACTTGGACCTTTTTGTGTGGCATTTGGTAccatgctctctttcttcacTAGAAGACTGTGAGTGGATTTGATTCCTCTGATGTTTAGAGTCACTCTTGGAGGTCTCTGTGACCCTCTCCCTTCTTgcgtttgcttttttattttcttccatttcatcatccTCACTGCTATTAGCATCAAAGTCGCTATCTGCATCTGGGTTTTCCTCTACTTGCACAACAGTTTGGAGAATGCATTTCTCATGTGGTATTCTGTTCTCTGAACTTACTTCATCAGAATAaccccttgatttctcttcctttattccagaccttaaaaaaagtaacatttaaaaaatgccacaTTATCAATTGTAGTAAGCACATGAAATgttcatataatttttctcaaTACTTAAATTTAACTACTAAATGTGAAAAAGTGCTATTTACCTTATGAATATTGTAAACTAGTATTTTCTAACCATTCAggatattttcagaaaaaggtagaagtgaaatagagaaaattagaTTGCTGTATTGGACCGTTAGAACCTTCAGACAGGAGTCTgtacaaggtttttgtttttgttaagcaTGCCAATAATTGGCAAAAGTAAGATATATTCTGTATCTAAGTACTATTTTCATAATATGAAGTTCAAGTTACAGCTCTttgttggatttttctctttttaaaaaatttaataatagtCCTGGGAATagatgaagataattttttttatagcaaaatgCTGGCAAAATCTAATTCTTAAGTATCACTAAATAATTTGTCTTATGATTAAAAAGGCATGAGCACCCCTCCCTTGGCACCTATCACAACAAAATGGGAATATATGAATCTGCTCGATTACAATCAATAACACTAAAAATTGTTCATATCACCTACATTTTCCCAGCTGATAAATGTGGTTAATTTGTCTACATTACTCACACATTCATTCTTACTAATCACTTAATAATTATACTAATAAAACAACAGTGGTTCTTTGGGAATTGGCAGCAGAACTATCTTCTAAAGGATTAACAGTTAGGAATTCTATTATTAGACTCTGAGAAAAGTACAATATTAAATGACATTATGGAGTTTCATGGCTGGCCTCACAACTGTTCCAGATGAAACTCTAACAGAAATTCTAATTCTCCATTCAAAATCTCTCTTCAAATATACTTTCTTAGACTCATAATTTTCATCAATTTTGTAATCAAACCTAGCAGTTGGCAGCAAAGGAGGTAGGGGTGGAAGTATAAATctaattccttctcttccctttacttccactctcctgcctctctccttttcccagcaACACAGACACAGATCCTCTAATCTGAATGTCTCTGTTCCAAAAACCATTTACTCAGATACAAGGTTAGGACAAATTCTCCCTTTTACCTTCAGCTATATACTTATGAGAGTCGTTTAACCATTCCTacaatactttataattttattttaaaaaccctccaatactttctttttatacCGGTGCTAATGGAAATATGTACAGAAATAGTAATGTCCATATTTGTGCCATctgtggtagccactagccatatgtggcaactgtacttgaaatgtggctattataaccaaaattttattttttatttataatacatatatttttaatgttttatttctttttttaagagtgagagtgtggggcgcctgggtggcgcagtcggttaagcgtccgacttcagccaggtcacgatctcgcggtccgtgagttcgagccctgcgtcaggctctgggctgatggctcggagcctggagcctgtttccgattctgtgtctccctctctctctgcccctcccccgttcatgctctgtctctctctgtcccaaaaataaataaaaaacgttgaaaaaaaaaaaattaaaaaaaaaaaaaaaaaaaaaaaaaaaaaaaaaaaaaagagtgagagtgcaagcggggaagggccaaagaggacagaggatctgaagcaggctccacgctgaaagCTGATAGCAGTGAGACAcatgtaaggctcaaactcatgaacgcgagccaaggtcagacactaactgactgagccaccaaagcgcccctagattttatttaaatagccGTATGTGACTACTAGCTACATATTAGAGAGTGCATTTCTAGCCCTAAATATGTGAATCTTACATTTTCTGGAGGCCATGTcctatttatgaaaataaactacTTCTTATGAACATACATGTAGGAATCCTGAAGAATAGAAATAATCTTGAACTAAATCTGTaagtttttaattaagaaagtgTAAATCCTTTGCAATTCAATCAGGTCAGGTTTGGCTGACAACACAACATGCAATGCTGTAATCTTCTATCTTTCAGAGGGTTAAAATAATCCTACAACCACAGATCATGAAcagaatttttcttctaaatattccATATGCCATGTCTCACCTGGCTTCACGAAAGCTGCATGTAGGTACTTCCTCTTCACCAACTGCTTGATTTAATAGGTGTCTATAAAATCCACTGAGATCTTTCTGCTTGGTTACATCCAAACGGGCTGAGAGGGAAAGCAAACATGAGAGGAATATATTCAACAAGGCACAACACAGTTCTGTTTTACAGGTGTAGAGTAtgtaacatacagtatataaacTGTAGATCCAGAGTTGGCAAACTATAGCCTGTAGACCAAATGTGGCCTACTGTTTtcgtaaatatatttttattggaatgtagccttgttcatttgtttattgtttaaggCTGCTTTTGCATTAAAAGGCAGAACTGAGGAGCTCCAACAGAGATCATATGGtacacaaaacctaaaatatttacttatctgGTCCTTCACAGAAAATCTGCCAACTGATACTCTAGATGAACACTTAATACATCCTTAGAACATTAGActtgattttcttctatttaaagtTGATGAGCATTTGTCAATTAagctatttatatgtatacattttacttAGACCTTGAGAAATGACCATGAGTAGA
It encodes:
- the NSRP1 gene encoding nuclear speckle splicing regulatory protein 1, producing MAIPGRQYGLILPKKAQQLHPVLQKPSVFGNDSDDDDETSVSESLQREAAKKQAMKQTKLEIQKALAEDSTVYEYDSIYDEMQKKREENNPKLLLGKDRKPKYIHNLLKAVEIRKKEQEKRMEKKIQREREMEKGEFDDKEAFVTSAYKKKLQERAEEEEREKRAAALEARLDVTKQKDLSGFYRHLLNQAVGEEEVPTCSFREARSGIKEEKSRGYSDEVSSENRIPHEKCILQTVVQVEENPDADSDFDANSSEDDEMEENKKANARRERVTETSKSDSKHQRNQIHSQSSSEEREHGTKCHTKRSKSRVHEKREDQHQERQSRDHENYYNDRDYRKEKKDSHRHREASHRDSHWKRHEQEDKLRGRDQRERNDRDWKREKDREKYSPREQERERQRNNHDRYSEKGGEKEEKSKEEHVKARKERYENSDKYRHREQREISIQSSERNREKKESSPNSRAKDRFLDQEKSNKMRNMDKERNPEKPSSSETSVGAKHRLTEEYQEMGKEQEGPHEVGNKFAKRNNEETVMSARDRYLARQMARVNAKTYIEKEDD